In Horticoccus luteus, the following proteins share a genomic window:
- a CDS encoding glycosyltransferase family 2 protein, with protein sequence MSSISAAVPPPRIGVVIPCYNVARHIAAVLGEIGPECERVYAVDDGSTDETVAEVLRVANADARIVLLRREANGGVGAAVKTGYRQALADGLTVVVKLDGDGQMAPSDIAKMVAPIADGRADYTKGNRFFSPELLRGMPAVRLIGNALLSFITKLSSGYWNIFDPTNGFTAISAAVLARLPEEKIADRFFFESDMLFRLYLLYARVVDVPLPARYGGERSSLHAGRAIPRFLLGNGKNFMKRIGYHYFIRDFSIASVEIVAGLVLLMFGVVFGAVEWAHAAQRGVFASSGTIMLAALPVILGIQLLLAFVAYDIAAVPQQALTRSLAR encoded by the coding sequence ATGTCTTCCATTTCTGCCGCCGTGCCGCCTCCGCGCATCGGAGTTGTGATCCCTTGCTACAACGTGGCGCGGCACATTGCGGCGGTGCTGGGGGAGATTGGGCCGGAGTGTGAACGCGTCTACGCGGTGGATGATGGTTCGACCGATGAGACGGTGGCGGAGGTGTTGCGGGTGGCGAACGCGGATGCGCGCATCGTGTTGTTGCGGCGCGAGGCGAACGGCGGCGTGGGCGCGGCGGTCAAGACGGGGTATCGTCAGGCCCTCGCGGACGGCCTGACCGTGGTGGTGAAGCTTGACGGCGACGGACAGATGGCGCCGAGCGATATAGCGAAGATGGTGGCGCCGATCGCGGACGGCCGGGCGGATTACACGAAAGGGAACCGATTTTTCAGCCCCGAACTGTTGAGGGGAATGCCGGCCGTGCGCTTGATCGGCAACGCGCTGCTCTCGTTCATCACGAAGTTATCGAGCGGCTATTGGAATATTTTCGACCCGACGAATGGGTTCACCGCAATCAGCGCGGCGGTGCTGGCACGACTGCCGGAGGAGAAGATCGCCGATCGATTTTTCTTCGAATCGGACATGCTCTTCCGCCTTTACCTGCTTTACGCGCGGGTAGTCGACGTGCCGCTGCCGGCGCGTTACGGGGGCGAGCGGAGCAGTCTGCATGCGGGGCGCGCGATTCCGCGATTTCTCCTCGGCAACGGGAAGAATTTTATGAAGCGAATCGGTTATCACTATTTCATCCGCGATTTTTCGATCGCCTCGGTGGAGATCGTGGCCGGGCTCGTGTTGTTGATGTTTGGCGTGGTGTTCGGGGCGGTGGAGTGGGCGCACGCGGCGCAACGGGGCGTGTTTGCCTCCAGCGGCACGATCATGCTCGCGGCCCTGCCGGTGATCCTGGGAATTCAGTTACTCCTGGCGTTTGTCGCTTACGATATCGCGGCGGTGCCCCAGCAGGCGTTAACGCGCAGCCTTGCACGGTAG
- a CDS encoding ParA family protein, with the protein MARKIAFINYKGGVGKTSLIVNVAASLAKLGRRVLLCDFDTQSNASIWLLKLDRWNALNATGAGAVYSLFSPGHCHLRDLVIPDVVENKTGEKILPGLALVPTTFNLVDLESEYTGAPDRPAYLIFQEQLAALEADYDFILFDCPPNILRASQCGIFAANEIYVPANPDALSLIGFTLLVEKLGRFHQLSAGFRTARMGPPAQVEGIIFNAIKTGSDIEVPRLRMQLRLNQFRAAKRAGRHAALFTSVVRDAMIVRRAVALGLPVVLLAPEHTDPAADNVVNDYQRVAAELLHHPLA; encoded by the coding sequence ATGGCCCGCAAGATCGCATTCATTAACTACAAGGGCGGCGTCGGCAAAACGTCGCTCATCGTCAACGTCGCCGCTTCGCTCGCCAAGCTCGGCCGGCGCGTGCTCCTCTGCGACTTCGACACGCAGTCCAACGCCTCCATCTGGCTCCTCAAACTCGACCGTTGGAACGCCCTCAACGCCACCGGCGCCGGCGCCGTTTACTCCCTCTTCTCCCCGGGCCACTGCCACCTGCGCGACCTCGTCATCCCTGACGTCGTCGAAAACAAAACCGGCGAAAAAATCCTGCCCGGCCTCGCCCTTGTCCCGACCACGTTCAACCTCGTCGATCTGGAAAGCGAATACACCGGCGCCCCCGACCGCCCCGCGTATCTCATCTTCCAGGAACAGCTCGCTGCCCTCGAGGCCGACTACGACTTCATCCTCTTCGACTGCCCGCCCAACATCCTGCGCGCGTCGCAATGCGGCATCTTCGCCGCCAACGAAATCTACGTCCCCGCCAATCCCGATGCCCTGAGCCTCATCGGCTTTACCCTCCTCGTCGAAAAGCTCGGCCGCTTCCACCAACTCTCCGCCGGCTTTCGCACCGCGCGCATGGGCCCGCCCGCCCAAGTCGAAGGCATCATTTTCAACGCCATCAAAACCGGCAGCGATATCGAGGTGCCTCGTCTGCGCATGCAGCTTCGCCTCAACCAATTTCGCGCCGCCAAACGCGCCGGCCGCCACGCCGCCCTCTTCACCTCCGTCGTGCGCGACGCCATGATCGTGCGCCGCGCTGTCGCCCTCGGCCTGCCCGTCGTCCTCCTCGCCCCCGAGCACACCGACCCCGCCGCCGACAACGTCGTCAACGACTACCAACGCGTCGCCGCCGAGCTTCTCCATCACCCCCTCGCTTGA
- a CDS encoding SDR family oxidoreductase, with protein MPDLRSFSLQDKVILQFGGSGLLGRALIADLSAAGATLVVASRQAGVLATETKPAANLHLETVDLLDEASLHALLERIARDHGQLHGVVYNAVNRPMSGMDAPLAAWEESMRLNATGFFAAVRACGDVLARAGRGSIVNISSQMGVIGPNYFLYEGSAANISPDYFFHKGGMNNLTRYLAAHYGRSGVRVNTVSPGGIYNPVKPQAASFLERYAKMTMLGRMAEAREIGGAVTFLLSDASTYITGANLPVDGGYTAK; from the coding sequence ATGCCTGATCTCCGTTCGTTTTCGCTGCAGGATAAAGTCATCCTCCAGTTCGGCGGCTCCGGGCTCCTGGGCCGCGCATTGATCGCTGATCTCTCCGCCGCCGGCGCCACCCTGGTCGTCGCTTCGCGTCAGGCCGGCGTCCTCGCCACTGAAACCAAACCCGCCGCCAACCTCCACCTCGAAACCGTGGACCTGCTGGACGAAGCCTCCCTCCACGCCCTTCTCGAGCGCATCGCGCGCGACCACGGCCAGCTCCACGGCGTTGTCTACAATGCCGTCAACCGCCCCATGTCGGGCATGGATGCGCCACTCGCCGCCTGGGAAGAATCGATGCGCCTCAACGCCACCGGATTCTTCGCCGCCGTCCGCGCCTGCGGCGACGTGCTCGCCCGCGCAGGCCGCGGCAGCATCGTCAACATCTCCTCCCAAATGGGCGTGATCGGCCCCAATTATTTTCTCTACGAAGGCTCCGCGGCCAACATCTCGCCGGACTACTTTTTCCACAAGGGCGGTATGAACAACCTCACCCGGTATCTCGCCGCGCACTACGGCCGCAGCGGCGTCCGCGTCAACACTGTCTCCCCCGGCGGCATCTACAATCCCGTTAAGCCGCAGGCCGCCTCCTTCCTCGAGCGTTACGCCAAAATGACCATGCTCGGCCGCATGGCCGAGGCCCGCGAAATCGGCGGCGCCGTTACCTTCCTGCTGAGCGACGCCTCCACTTACATCACCGGCGCCAATCTCCCCGTCGACGGCGGCTACACCGCAAAGTAA
- a CDS encoding SDR family oxidoreductase, which yields MSSLAGKVVWVTGGAGYLGSPITCALDAAEAKVLCIELPGRAAQLVQDESLRHTIPVELDIEDLAAQPARIAALIAAHGAPHGLIHLPFASSSGKTMEEITSDDMNATLTRSLTPAFAFCRTVATAMSTHGGGSIVLFSSMYGLVSPDPKIYLAPMAPNPIDYGASKAALIQMCRYLAVHFGPRNVRINCIAPGPFPNPKIQAQLPQFIENLKAKTALGRIGRRDEVAGPALFLISDAASYVTGQTLVVDGGWTAW from the coding sequence ATGTCATCCCTTGCAGGAAAAGTCGTCTGGGTCACCGGCGGCGCCGGTTATCTGGGCTCCCCCATCACGTGCGCGCTCGATGCCGCCGAGGCGAAAGTCCTCTGCATCGAACTCCCCGGCCGCGCCGCTCAACTCGTGCAGGACGAATCGCTCCGGCACACGATTCCCGTCGAACTCGACATCGAGGATCTCGCCGCGCAACCCGCCAGGATTGCCGCCCTCATCGCCGCTCACGGCGCTCCCCACGGCCTGATCCATCTGCCCTTCGCCTCCTCCTCGGGCAAAACCATGGAGGAAATCACCAGCGACGACATGAACGCCACCCTCACGCGTTCGCTGACGCCCGCCTTCGCATTCTGCCGCACCGTCGCGACCGCGATGTCCACCCACGGTGGCGGCAGCATCGTGCTTTTTTCCAGCATGTATGGCTTGGTGTCGCCCGACCCCAAAATCTACCTTGCGCCGATGGCGCCCAACCCCATCGACTACGGCGCGAGCAAAGCCGCGCTCATCCAGATGTGCCGCTATCTCGCGGTGCATTTCGGCCCCCGCAACGTGCGCATCAACTGCATCGCTCCCGGACCTTTTCCGAATCCAAAAATCCAGGCGCAACTGCCGCAATTCATCGAGAACCTCAAGGCGAAGACCGCGCTCGGCCGCATCGGCCGCCGCGACGAAGTCGCCGGCCCCGCGCTCTTCCTCATCTCCGACGCCGCCTCCTACGTCACCGGTCAAACCCTCGTCGTCGACGGCGGTTGGACCGCCTGGTGA
- a CDS encoding HpcH/HpaI aldolase family protein yields the protein MTTRPSRILQRLRAGALATSLKINLSDPRVTEIAGLSGVDGVWLCNEHVPNDWIGLENQIRAARVHDIDTLVRVSRGSYSDYIRPLEAGATGLIVPHVANADEARQIVEWTRFHPLGKRALDGGNIDGQFCLLPLEDYLHQSNTERIVVLQIESPEALEHAEAIAAVPGFDALLFGPGDFSHRLGQPGKLDAPAVVAARKRVAAAARAHGKFAMTAGLIAPFDVLIDEGYRLFNVGADVVGLASYVRQRLDVITQAADALPPGKIARSHSPYA from the coding sequence ATGACCACTCGCCCGAGCCGTATCCTCCAACGCCTGCGTGCCGGAGCCCTGGCCACCTCGCTCAAAATCAACCTCTCGGATCCTCGCGTGACGGAGATCGCCGGCCTCTCCGGCGTTGACGGCGTCTGGCTCTGCAACGAGCACGTCCCCAACGACTGGATCGGCCTCGAAAATCAAATTCGCGCCGCGCGCGTCCACGACATCGATACGCTCGTTCGCGTGAGCCGCGGGAGTTACAGCGACTACATTCGCCCGCTCGAAGCCGGCGCCACCGGCCTCATCGTGCCGCACGTCGCCAACGCCGACGAAGCCCGCCAGATCGTCGAGTGGACGCGTTTCCATCCCCTCGGCAAACGCGCGCTCGATGGCGGCAACATCGATGGCCAGTTCTGCCTTCTGCCCCTCGAAGACTATCTTCACCAGTCCAACACCGAGCGCATCGTCGTGCTCCAGATCGAATCCCCCGAAGCGCTCGAACACGCCGAAGCCATCGCGGCCGTGCCGGGCTTTGATGCGCTGCTTTTCGGCCCTGGCGATTTCAGCCACCGTCTCGGTCAGCCCGGCAAACTTGACGCCCCGGCCGTCGTCGCCGCGCGCAAACGCGTCGCCGCCGCCGCCCGCGCCCACGGCAAGTTCGCCATGACCGCCGGCCTCATCGCGCCCTTCGACGTCCTGATCGACGAAGGGTATCGGCTTTTCAACGTCGGCGCCGATGTCGTCGGCCTCGCCTCCTACGTCCGCCAGCGGCTCGACGTCATCACCCAGGCGGCCGACGCCCTCCCGCCCGGCAAGATCGCCCGGTCCCATTCCCCTTATGCCTGA